The sequence below is a genomic window from Humulus lupulus chromosome 3, drHumLupu1.1, whole genome shotgun sequence.
AGGCCACATTTGAAGCATTCATTGGAGTTCGAGACGACAAAGCAACAGCTCAACTTAAACTTTTTGGTGATCATTTGCAGGTACTACTTTTCAGTCTTCTTTTACCTAACTAGTAAATGTGTTTACTATTTATCCTTAATTTTTTTCACTCAAACTATGTTTTCTGGTCCTAAATTGATTATTTGGTAACAGGTTTTGGAACAAAATCTTCCATTAGACAATATTTACAAATCAAAAGATGTGATTTCTGCTCCAATTAGAGTCATCCAGCTCCTCTATAATGCTGGGGTGAGTTTATGAATTTGTGGTATTTTTTCAATTGTGATTGAATTGTTAATTATCATAATGTGCTTTTATCATTTCACCAAAGCTTATTGATCAGTGATATTGATGCCCTCATTTTAGTTGTGCCTTTTTATAATATTCTTTGAAAGCAAATCCCACAAATTTAAGCTTGACATGGTTGTCAAGAAATTACATAGATGCAGGTAttagtttataattatttttatattggcAAGCGATGAATATAAACAAACCATATATACATAGCTTTACAAGTGTGGTTTTCATCCTAATGGTGTTTGAAATAAGAGAGTAGAGGAGTTAAACAAATTCATAAAAATGGATCCCCAATTTAGCGTAAAAGGAAATAAGAATTTCTCATATAGCTCTCTAATGCTTTGTTGAGCATAATGTAGTATTATTTTCCTTACTGTTTTAAAGCTGTAGCACACAACATTATTGTTTTCCACGTAGGCTTATATTATCTGTACTTTCATTTATCCGGTTAGTGAAGTATTAAATTTTACATTAGGATGTTAAAGGACCTCAAACTGTTGCTTTCAATCTACCAAATGACGAGCGCATAGTAAAAGACCGAGGAACATCAATGGTGATGCTTAAGAATATTTCAGAGGCTAAGTATGAAGTTTCTTTTCACAATAATGTTAAGATTTCCTTAACATGATGAATTTATTATTTCCAgccctttcattttttttttcatcttaaattatttatttttaaatggaaaatatttacaatagcaAGCTGCTTACAGGTTCAAGCATATTCTTCTGCCTATATCTGATGCATGTCTTGTGGAGGAGCAGCAAGAGCTTGTTGATTTTGAATCTTTCTTCACTCACACCATTTGCCATGAGTGCTGCCATGGGATTGGTCCTCATACCATAATACTTCCAAATGGGAAGCAGTCTACTGTTAGATTGGTCAGTGACATGATTAAACTTATTAGGTGTTTACTTTTCACAATTATCAATTATGTTGCAAAACTTGTTTGGATTACAATGTGGTAcctatgaaaataaaaataaaaactcgaAATTTTAAGTTTGATTGTCAAAAGAGAATAAAGCTGCTATAATTGTTGTAATTATCTCATTGTGGATGCACCAGTACGATGTAGCTGTCAGTTATGTACTTTTCATTTGACTTGAGGAAGGTATATGTGAACTTAGGACTCCTAATGTGAAGGTATGGTTCCATGAGGCTAACTGCGACCATTATGTCAGTTATGTAATTTAAACGTAAGATCATTATAAGAAAAATTAGATACTATCTACATTTAAATTGAAAGTTGGTGTCTATAAAACTGCTGAAATAAAATTGACAACTGACAAGTATGCCGTGTAATTTACAGCAATCATGAATTTTCCAAAGTCAAGAAAATTTTGATTAGAAGCATAGTTCCTCGAGTTGCTCTAATTGTTAAGAGTGAAATTATTTGGTTGGATTGCATAATCCATAGCTTAGAGATATTTGTAGAATCATTTAACTAATTCTGATTTACCATGACGCAGGAGCTTCAAGAAGTCCACTCTGCTTTGGAAGAAGCAAAAGCTGATATAGTAGGACTTTGGGCACTAAGGTTTCTAATTGATCAGGTAAGCAACTCTTAATTTGGTCGTCATTATTACGTTCAGTTAATTCTATTAGTGGTACTGAAGCTAATAACCTTTACATCGTTTGACCTGTTTCCATGCCATTGAATCTTACTGTAAAAGCTTGACTGGTGATTGATGTTGTTTCAATGTTGTATTTCGTTTATATCTTATAGGGTCAACATcaattataatttatcaaataTCACCTACTTAGAAAGTAATTTCAATTTTATGGTTACCTTGAGTAAGCAACCATGTTCGCATTATGGAAGAGCATCATACTTTAGTAACACGATCATCTTTTAAGATAGTTAACGCTCTTGTTATTGTTCAGTAAGCACTAAATATAGAGACCTTGGACATTGTTTTCCATCCATCTGGCATACCAATCCAACTTTGTATTTCGTATGAATCCAGCCCATGCCAGCTAAACATTCGTTACAAAACTCAAGATAAAATTTCAAATTCAATATCATAAGCATGTTTTCCGTGCTTTAGCTCATATGAAGCTCCTCTTCTACATTTAAGTGTTTGTTTGCTTCATAACAAGATTCTTACATTTGATGTGCTGCATAGGAGAatgccctttttttttttttaaaatgtggtTACCAATTAGGCTGAGCCTTTTGATTTTGTTGACTATTAGTGTGGACATTGCATAACTCCTTCTGGGATTGCAGGATTTGCTTCCCAAGAGTTTATTGAAATCCATGTACGTTTCCTTCCTTGCGGGATGCTTCCGCTCAGTACGATTTGGTTTAGAGGAAGCTCATGGGTAAACTAACTATTCATCATCCTTGGTCCTGTATCACAAAGCTTCTTTTATTTACGTCTAATAACAACTATTCTGCTTTGAATTATCAGAAAGGGCCAAGCACTGCAGTTTAATTGGATGTATGAAAAAGGAGCTTTTGTTCTGCATCCAGATGAAAGATTTTCCGTGGATTTCTCCAAGGTATCTTGCTGTTCCTTATTCCTAATCTCTTCCTCCATTGTTTTTATGCATTTTATTTACTAGTTTTTCACTCTATTGCATTCCGAATCTTTTAAATCTGCTTTACTGAATTAAACAATATTCGAAAAGGCTGAAGATGCCGTTGAAAGCTTAAGTAGGGAGATACTCACAATACAAGCCAAAGGTGACAAAGAGGCTGCAAAATTGTTGCTTCAGAAATACTCTCAACTGACAGAACCATTACAAATAGCTTTGCAGAAGCTAGAGAACGTTCAGGTATGAGAgagaataattttataaaaatcactTTCTTGATTCATTTTGTTGTCTCGTTCCTTTCAGCTAAAATTGTATTTATATGAAGGTAAATTATTAAGCCAAATTTGCAGATGCTGAATTCATGATCATTGAGTACATTAACCTATGTAGTATATGAGGCATTCTCGATGTGCTAATTCATTTCTTATTTAACATTTTAGGTTCCTGTGGATATAGTCCCTACCTTTCCAATTGCGAacaagatattgaggcaaggacgCTAAATTTGACCATGTCATCGACTCATCCAGACTTGTCATCCTTCCCATGCAGTACTTATAAATAAATAGAATGATGCTACTAAAAATCGTACATCGAATAATGTGCTCTTCTTTCCAGTGTCCATGCATGGGTGAAGCACACTTGATGACAAACAAGTCTTGATATGTTTCTTCTAATAAACTGACTTTTCTTTACTATGCTAATGAAGTCATGTAccattttcttctctttcttgATATAAAGTTTTCAACTTGGTGGTTTTTTGTAACAtgattattactaaaaaatattgTTGGggtttccatttttttttatataattattgatAACATATTTTGGTACCTTTTTAAGCATTAATaccatttgaaaaatatttaataataaaactTTGCAACTATACTTATTTGTATGGTTAAAATTTATGCGTTGGTAAGTTGGTcttaaatctctctctctctctctctcatggttAGAATTTGTcttaaatctctctctctctcatggtgAATTTCTGCATTGGTAAGTTGGTCTTAAATCAAACATTATAAAATGAATAGTTTTTTTAGTAAGAATAAGAATGGAGACCAAATCATATATAATCTTATTTGTTGTTAaaagcaaaaaaaataaaaataaaaataaaataacaacagaATTTTTAACGAAATAATTTTACCAGCATATTTGTATCAAAACTGAAAAGTTTGAACATCAatttacataataataataacaacaataaaaACCAAGACCAGCCATACAAATAAGCTTCtttgaagatttttttttttttttaaatacaaggATTATATTAACTTAGCTATAAACATAGAAAAGTATACCAATAAACATAGATAGTAACAATACAAATCTATTTATAAATGAACTAAAAGAAAATCTAAATAGTCAGTGTAATAATTTATCACATAACATAGTAAACGCTCTTAACGAACATTATATTCATTTATTAAACAAGGAATATAATATTATCTATAAGTTTATATCTGATcaaataactttattagaaaatattaaaagtgacattttcaaaaatataaatgAGACAGTCATAAATACTACTAATTATTAATTATCACTAATTTTCAAGTTTATAATATTAATAGCCTACAATAGTTGACTGTATTATTATATATAACGTTTATAATTGATTATAGAAATAGTTGTTTTATAGATATGAAAAAGACTTGGGTTTTGAGAATAAAATTTATATTCATATGATAGTAGAGTGTGGATGGAATATTTTGACTgaaaatggtatcagagcttgaAAATTTGTGGTATAACAAATACGatctatataataatatattcaacTATTGTAGGCTAATAATGTTATAAGCTTGAAAATTGTTGGTATAATAAATACGATTTATATAATAATGCATTCAACTATTGTAGGCTTGTAATGTTATAAGCTTGAAAGTTGGTGGTATAATAAATACGATCAATATTGTAAGTTTGAAAATTTGTGGTATAATAAATATGATCTATATAATAATACATTCAACCATTATAGGCTAATAATGTTATAATGTTGAAAATTTGTGGTTTAATAAATACGACCTATATTGTAAGCTTGAAAATTGGTGATATAATAAATACGATCTATATAATAATACATTCAACTATTGTAGGCTATTATGTTATAAGCTTAAAAATTGGTGATGACTAGTAATCATTAATATTTATGACTGTctgatatatatttttgaaaatgtcacttttaatactttctaataaagttatttgACCAGATATAAACTTATAGCTAATAACATGAGTAACATTTAAaacaagtttttaaaaaatttgaacaGTATAGTTTAATTTtagcaaaaagaaaatggaaTTAGAAAAAGAATATATAAAATTTCTAGGATCCGAAATAAGAACaggaaaaataatattacaaGATCATATTAGTAAAAATATACTAGATCTCTTTTAAAAATTTGAAGATTTAAAAAGTATTCAACAATTTATTAAATTATGTTCGTCCATATATTAAGAATTTATCAAAATTATTTGGCTCATTATATAATAAGACCAAACTTAATGGTCAAAATACTTCAATAATAAAGAAGAGATTAAActagtaaagaaaataaaaaaaagtaaacgAGTTTGAAAGGTTTGAAGATCAATTtacatgataataataataataacaacaataaaaATCAAGACCAACCATACAAATAAGCTTCTttgaagatatatatatttttttaactcgACACTTTTACTTAGTGGTCTAGTGAAACGTTTCTTGGTAACATACGATACAAACATCTTTTCTAGTTCCTGGGGTTCATGTTGAATGAAGCTTTTACAAGAGCACGTACAAATGGAAGGATCATTACAAATaaatacatttatataaatatataaatttattggtGCTTGAAATGCggcaaataaataattttttttttccaaattaccAACTCCCACAATTTTAACAAAAAATACATTTGCATTCCCCGCAAGTAAAATATTCCTCATAAAGGTGTTGAAACAGAAAATTCAATATCTAAATAACTTTCAATTCTTTAAGCCAAGCTGTATGCAGAGGACATGGATCAGGTTTTCCTTCAGCAATAGCCTTCTCAGAAAGAGAATAGAACCAACCGTTCCTCCATTTGAACTGAGACCACAAAACTCAGCACTCAGAAAAATATGATATGGATTAAAACTCATATAATAGAACACAaatgtatgattttttttacctCTTTAACTGCTGTAGGGAAGTGGGAAACAGCTCTTGAGTAAGCACATAATCTCTCCTCCATGGCTTCTTCAAACACTAGCTCCTTTTCAGCTGCTGCTGCAGATGCAAGCTCCGCAATAAGGCTAGACACCTGAGAATAAAGGATCAAATTCAGTCACACTTGATATAAGTATGTGTAAATTGACAATATTTGCTGTCAGATTCTTTTAACTCGTGATGCTTTTTCTTTTGAACAGACATGGATTTAATTAGATAAATGCCAAGCAAAAAAAATGTGTTAGGACCCAAGCAACCAAATATTTTTCCCTATAACTAGTTGTGAATATGAAGACTGAAAGCGCATATGAAAACGCCAAAGAAGAAGGGTTCCCCCCAACataatgtctataattatcaactCCTACTAAAGATGCAGAAAAGTATCACTCAGTTCTGAGTTCTGAGTTTTTGAGAAGCATATGCATAGCATGTAACACATTGCAAACCCGACCCTTCTTAAGAATTGTACTCACCAGATATAAGTGGATGAGAAACTATTTCGAGGATAAGTCAAGGTATATAAATGCTTTCCAAATAAATTGTATTAACATGAAAAAAAAATGCTATTTTTTAATAGATTCATCTTTCTTCTCAACCAAGTTACCAAATTTTGTTGCTTTGCAGCATGCACTCAAAAAAAGCTTGACAAGACGCAGCAGTGAATTTAACAGAAACTTTATAAAAGAGAGCTTACTTCAGAGCGGTAATCTTTCTCCACAGCTCCTACTGTCGCTCCTGGATGACGAGCTCCCACAAGCATGAATGCTGAAATCCATATTAGCTTCTCTAGCATCTGCTTCTGGAATTCATCCTTACCAAGAACCTAGAATTCATCAAACAGAAGAATATTGACTagaattataatactttttgaatTTCCATATtacaatttctttttttttttttttttttgaaactgtTCAATGCTTACAATATGATTTTCTCATTGGAAAATTGTTTACAGCTCCAACTTTTTCATAATGTGATAAATCAAACCAATACTCATCCTTACCTTGCATGAGAGACCTCCAGCTTGCAATCTTTCTGCAATTGCAGCGGCCCATTTACCATATGCCGCTGTCAGACCTTCAGGATTGGTATCAGTCTTTCCATCAACAGGAGGTTCCCCAAGCTTGGATACAGCAAAATATGCCAATACTTGATCAGCATCATCAAGACCTTTACTTTCAAGCCAGGGCTCCAGCATCCCATTCTGGAAGAAAACCAAATCTGCTAGATTGTTAAAATTCATTGGCtgtcccacaaactcattaagtCAGTCCACAAATAAGTTTGCAGGTGCAGGAAATCTCAATTTGAGATCAATATATCCCCATTTGACAAATTAATTTGAGTACATTAGAGAAACTGGATATTAAACTagtaaatttgaaataaaaaaaaaattgaaaatattcATGCAGTAGTAACAGAAATCAGATAAAAGTTTCACGTTAACTATCAAATTATTTTTAACTGTATAATTCAAGGAGTGATGCCACTTGCATTGCGTGAGCAAAATGTAGCAGCATAGCGAACTAATTAAAGGAAATCTTTAACTTTTAGGTGAAGGGGAACACAATGTAAGAAAACACTGGAATGTGAACTTGCTCGTACACATAAAACGCACACATCGAACATCCACTTGGGCTATGGCTAACTAAAGAAAATCTGATAACCACATAATGACAATAAAAAGATAATATGCTCAGATTTGTTGATAAAAATTTATAgcaaaaacaaaatacaaaaaagaaaaggaaattgtCAGCACACTTTTCATCAATCATCACATGGATTGCTCTAAACTTTAAAATGAGGATCATCCATTTAAAACAAGCCTATTACTGAGTTTATGGCGTTTTATTATTAAAACACATATGGAGCAAATTGGACCAATGAAGAACAAAGACCTTACATTTCTTCCTTTTTTGTTACAATGGCTTGGTTTTCAATCACCAAATCCTAGTAGAGCATCATGGCTCTGAATCCATGTTCAAATACAAGCAATGTATGGTAGAAGTGTAGAACAAagataaaatgaattaaaaacaAAGAGAATGCCAATGGACTACATTATTAATATCTTGATTGATTTACAACATAGCAAATTGAACCTTCAATTTGATTGATGGTAAAACCAGCCACTATTGTTGATTTTGGTGGCTTCAACGTTGGTGATTATAAAAACCACTAATGTTAAATTCAGCGACCATAATTGATGACCACTGTAACTTTGAAACTTCAACACTCTCCCTTAAGTTGGTGCATAACTTCAAATGTCCAAATTCTCTAAAACAACTAAAGAGTTTCTTAATTAATCTTGGATTGAATCACAGATATTTTGTGCTTTTCCATGGTGCTTCATGACTTCAGTCCTGACAACTAATGTCATATATAGTCTATAATATATAGGTAACATCACCAATGGTACATGTGATGTAACCTATGATCTATGGCATGACTCTGTGATCTACAGTCAATGGTCCTTAATGCATGGAACGTGATACAATATTAGTACATCACCGTTAGGATAGATAGGGTATGATAACTCTACAATAATAACAAAGTTATCCAGCTTTTTTTATGCATTAATATAGCTTCGTATTTTGTGAGTTTTGATATGTGCAAGAGCTTAAATGCAAATTTAAGACTAAAAATGAGGCGCAACATGACTCACTTGCTCGCCTAACACGAGTCATGTGGCGCCTTCTGATTGGTAGGAAGCCTGCAAAAGCTATCATGCAGTCAGCTTATAGCTTTTGCAGGCTGCCGACCAATTGGAAGGACGCAACATCAGCTCGTGACAGCCCTTCAAGGGCTGTCTGACATTATTGTAAAATTTATGATACATGGTAAGTAATACAAATATTAGTACATGGCCATTAGGATAGATAGGGTAGGTGACGTTATCTATGGGAAATGTTGATTATTGAGAAAGAATTGAATGGGCTGAAGTCATGAAGCCTTCTAAGATTTATCATAAAGCTCAAATGAACTTAAGATTcacaaatttgaaaagaaaaagaaatcctTTATACACCAACTACCAACTTGAGAGGGAGTGTTAAAATTTAAAAGTCAAAAtgatatctactaaaatcatcaatGGTACCAAATTCCACTCAGTTTGACCACCAACATTCAAGCTATCCCAATCAACAACAATGATTAATTTGGTAATCAACGAATTCAACCACTATGCTTTACCAGTCTTCAACATAATTGAATGTTTGATTTGCTATCTAATTAACAATGTAGTTCATTGGCCTAGTCTTCCTGATTTTTTGTCTATAATTCTTTTGCATTGTTCCAGTCTGCTGTGCTTGCATTTTAACACTGATTGGACTCTTAAAACAAGCCGAAAATAACATTTCTTCAAATCCAGTCATTTGAGGTAAAGAAGTAGAAAAATATACCGTTCCATCTGGAGCGAGGAGTGACCTCAAGAACAGCCTCGAGATCATCGTTCCTGGTGCAAACGAAGATGGGACCACTGAAACCAAGCGGTACAGGGTCTCCTCTCTTGACCAGCAAATCATCGCCGTTGCCAATGTCTTGCAAGACTCTTCCGACCCTTCCACCACCGACGATCACGGCAGGAGTAACTTTGGTACGGAGGGAGGGTGCCATGGCCATGGTTTTGGGTCTGCTTCTGCTACGCCTTATTTGGAACCTAAATGTGAGAGTGGAAGTGGGTTCTGACAAGAGGGAACGGGAGAGGAGAGAGGAGCTAGAGAGAGTGATTGCGTTGGCCATGGATGAGAGGTTGTAAGGAAATGGTTATGGGAGGCATGGTGGAGCTTGAGTGAATTTTTTATGGTTCAGAAGTGTGGGAAGGAGAGTGTGAGTGTGAGACGAACTGAACCAAAAGTTTTGAGCCACTCATTTCGGGCAAACCTCTATCCAACCTTCTAGATAGAAT
It includes:
- the LOC133824045 gene encoding uncharacterized protein LOC133824045 isoform X1 codes for the protein MANAITLSSSSLLSRSLLSEPTSTLTFRFQIRRSRSRPKTMAMAPSLRTKVTPAVIVGGGRVGRVLQDIGNGDDLLVKRGDPVPLGFSGPIFVCTRNDDLEAVLEVTPRSRWNDLVFFQNGMLEPWLESKGLDDADQVLAYFAVSKLGEPPVDGKTDTNPEGLTAAYGKWAAAIAERLQAGGLSCKVLGKDEFQKQMLEKLIWISAFMLVGARHPGATVGAVEKDYRSEVSSLIAELASAAAAEKELVFEEAMEERLCAYSRAVSHFPTAVKEFKWRNGWFYSLSEKAIAEGKPDPCPLHTAWLKELKVI
- the LOC133824045 gene encoding uncharacterized protein LOC133824045 isoform X2, which translates into the protein MICWSREETLYRLVSVVPSSFAPGTMISRLFLRSLLAPDGTNGMLEPWLESKGLDDADQVLAYFAVSKLGEPPVDGKTDTNPEGLTAAYGKWAAAIAERLQAGGLSCKVLGKDEFQKQMLEKLIWISAFMLVGARHPGATVGAVEKDYRSEVSSLIAELASAAAAEKELVFEEAMEERLCAYSRAVSHFPTAVKEFKWRNGWFYSLSEKAIAEGKPDPCPLHTAWLKELKVI